The genome window CGGACACCATAGTCTCCTGCCCGTCTCGCGAGATACGCAACTAGACAACTGTCTACCATCGTCTTGGTCGGGGTGCAGCCGACTTTGACGCAGTTCCCGCCCACGTGGTCGCGTTCAACAATGGCTGTCTTCCGTCCGGCCTGCGCGAGGCTCAAGGCGAGTGGTATCCCCGCCTGGCCCGTCCCAATCACAATGGCGTCGTAACGATCTGCTGCTTGTGTCGTTGCCATGAGTCCACGACCTCCTTTCGTTTACGAACTCTTCTTCTTCAGTTTAGCCTCCAGATAGGTTTTGAGCGCTACAGCGTTGTTGTGCTC of Candidatus Methylomirabilota bacterium contains these proteins:
- a CDS encoding FAD-dependent oxidoreductase, which produces MATTQAADRYDAIVIGTGQAGIPLALSLAQAGRKTAIVERDHVGGNCVKVGCTPTKTMVDSCLVAYLARRAGDYGVR